In uncultured Desulfobacter sp., one DNA window encodes the following:
- a CDS encoding zonular occludens toxin domain-containing protein, translating to MISCYEGLPGAGKTYDAMRKLLDNLAQGRRILTNISGPDQEEKQEIIKHFLNLEDSQLKANLVALPNHQVTEFWEHTIPGDLVIIDEAQNFFNSRDWQTKTNRAFAKWASEHRHMGVDLILITQNVERIESSVRSLVEFTYRYKKLNMFGNLVKKKYVRFCYYGPSLDQIGQKTCSYDPKIFKCYKSYFKDGTQEIGIEKPANILKHPIFYAMPIVLGLFIYFLSQSSLLSGDLFGTQAISDSIEERRQQSLTDGNQPDTPDHQPGYSGQTDPLTDYILVGVVNSKKIFKSKTDGSILVTQ from the coding sequence ATGATTTCCTGTTACGAAGGGCTTCCCGGTGCCGGTAAAACCTATGATGCCATGCGCAAACTGCTGGACAACCTTGCCCAGGGCAGACGCATTTTAACGAACATCTCCGGCCCGGATCAGGAAGAAAAACAGGAAATCATAAAGCATTTTCTTAATCTTGAAGACAGTCAGCTTAAAGCCAATCTTGTTGCCCTTCCAAATCACCAGGTCACTGAATTCTGGGAGCATACAATCCCCGGAGACCTGGTCATTATTGATGAAGCCCAGAACTTTTTTAATTCCCGGGACTGGCAGACCAAGACAAACAGAGCCTTTGCGAAGTGGGCCAGCGAACACCGTCATATGGGTGTTGATCTTATCCTTATCACCCAAAACGTTGAACGTATCGAAAGCTCTGTCAGGTCCCTGGTAGAATTCACCTACCGTTACAAAAAGCTGAACATGTTCGGCAACCTGGTTAAGAAAAAATATGTCCGGTTTTGCTATTACGGTCCGTCCCTTGACCAGATCGGTCAAAAGACCTGCTCCTATGATCCCAAAATTTTCAAGTGTTACAAAAGCTATTTTAAGGATGGCACCCAAGAAATCGGCATTGAAAAACCCGCCAATATCCTGAAGCACCCCATATTCTACGCAATGCCTATTGTCCTGGGCCTATTCATTTATTTTTTAAGTCAATCAAGCCTGTTAAGCGGAGATCTGTTCGGAACCCAGGCGATTTCAGACTCCATTGAAGAAAGAAGACAACAATCTTTAACCGATGGCAATCAGCCTGACACCCCGGATCATCAACCGGGATATTCCGGCCAGACAGACCCTTTAACGGACTACATACTGGTGGGCGTTGTTAATTCGAAAAAGATTTTTAAATCAAAAACCGACGGCTCAATTTTGGTGACCCAATGA
- a CDS encoding TraX family protein, which translates to MIKLIAFMTMVIDHSAIFFFPEHEFIMRSLGALSFPLFAYFITQGMKYTKDLQLYIISLVTCACVTQPFFNVLFPDLHRLNDLYTLLFGLIILVLS; encoded by the coding sequence ATGATTAAACTGATTGCTTTTATGACAATGGTGATTGACCATTCGGCCATATTCTTTTTCCCGGAACATGAATTTATCATGCGATCTCTGGGCGCACTGTCTTTCCCTTTGTTTGCTTATTTCATTACCCAGGGCATGAAATACACCAAGGACCTCCAGCTATATATCATCTCCCTGGTGACGTGCGCCTGTGTTACCCAGCCGTTCTTTAATGTTTTGTTCCCGGACCTGCATAGACTCAATGATTTATATACCCTGCTTTTTGGCCTGATCATTCTTGTCTTATCCTGA